GACTCGTTCAGGTCGATCACCTTCACGACTTCAATCAGCTTGTTCAACTGCTTGGTGATTTGCTCGATCACATCATCCGACCCGTGCGTCACGATGGTCATCCGCGACAGGGTGGCGTCTTCAGTGGTCGATACAGTCAGCGAATCGATGTTGTAACCCCGTGCGGAAAACAGCCCCACCACACGCGACAGCGCACCGGCTTCGTTCTCGATCAGAATCGATAAAATGTGTCTCATGGCGTTCTCCCTCAGCACAGATGACCGTAGTCACGCTCTTTGCTCGCCTGCCCCAATTGCAGCTCGCGCATGTGAGCCGGCAGATCCATCTGGTTGAGGCCCTTGCCGTTCTGCACCATCGGGAAGACGTTTTCCTTCTGATCGGTAATGAAATCGAGGAAAACCAGCCTATCCTTGAGACTCATGGCCTCGCGCAGTGCACCTTCGACATCGCCCGGCTTCTCCACGCGGATACCCACGTGGCCGTATGCTTCGGCCAGACGCACAAAATCAGGGAGCGCATCCATATAGGATTCGGAGTAACGGTTGCCGTAGAAGAACTCCTGCCACTGGCGCACCATGCCCAGATAGCGATTGTTTAGATTAATGATCTTCAGCGGGATGTGATACTGCTTGCAGGTCGACAGCTCCTGAATACACATCTGGATCGACGCTTCGCCGGTAATACAGGCCACCGTATCGTAGGGATTAGCCAGCTGCACGCCCATGGCCGACGGCAAGCCGAAACCCATGGTGCCCAGACCGCCGGAATTGATCCACTGACGCGGCTTCTTGAACTTGTAGTACTGCGCAGCAAACATCTGGTGCTGGCCGACATCGGATGTCACAAAGGCATCGCCCTTGGTGATTTCGTAGAGCTTCTGCACCACATATTGCGGCTTGATCACCTCGTCCGACCATTCGAATTTCAGGCAGTCGTGACGACGCCACTCTTCGATCTGGCGCCACCAGGCAGCCAGCGGCTCGGCTGGCGGCATCACGCCCGTCTGCTTCATCAAGCCGATCATTTCATCGAGCACATCGCGCACATTGCCTACGATCGGGATGTCCACCTTCACGCGCTTGGCGATGCTGGACGGATCGATATCGATGTGGATGATCTTTTTCGGGGTCGACAGGAAATGCTGTGGCACCGAGATGACGCGATCATCAAACCGCGCGCCGATGGCAACCAGCACATCGCAGTTTTGCGTGGCCATATTGGCTTCGTACAAGCCATGCATCCCCAGCATGCCGAGATTCTGGCGATCATCGCCCGGGAAGGCGCCAAGACCCATCAGGGTATTCACCACCGGTGCACCGGTCATGCGTGCCAGTTCGCGCACTTGCTCGGACGCATTGGCCAATACCGCGCCGCCCCCGACATACAACACCGGCCGGCGTGCTTCACCCAGTAGATTCACCGCCTTCTTGATTTGGCCCGGATGGCCTTTTGAAGGGGGATTGTAGGAGCGCATCGACATGGTCTGCGGGTAGGCAAATGTCGTTTTCGCCTGAGTGACATCCTTGGCGATATCCACCACCACCGGACCCGGACGGCCAGTCGTGGCAATAAAGAATGCTTTCTTGATCGATGACGCCAGATCACGGACATCCTTCACCAGGATATTGTGCTTCACGCACGGGCGGGTAATCCCCACCATGTCCACTTCCTGAAACGCGTCTAGACCGATGGCGGCCGTCGGCACCTGGCCGGAAATCACCACCATGGGAATGGAATCGAGATAGGCCGTGGCAATGCCGGTCACCGCATTGGTTGCACCGGGGCCACTGGTCACCAGGGCAACGCCAACCTTGCGGCTGGAGCGCGAGTAACCATCTGCAGCGTGTACCGCTGCCTGTTCGTGACGAACCAGAACGTGCTTGAACTGATCCTGTTTGAAAATTGCATCGTAAATTTCGAGCACCGCGCCGCCGGGATAGCCGAACACATATTCGACGCCTTCCTCTTGCAGACTACGGACAAGGATTTCCGCTCCGGACATTTCCATGATGTCTTCCTCGGTAAAGAAAAACCAAGCAGATCGCGTTCGTGCAGCGTATCGACAGATGCCGGAACAGCCGGGCTCAACCCGAACCGGTTTCGTGGCTTCGATGCATCACGGATGCGCCGAACCAGCGACAACTTGACCAGAATCTGACGCGAACCCTCGGGCTCACGCTGACTTGTAAAACGAATAGTGCGAACTGCAACGTGTACAGCGAAAAGTCTTGATACGACTTCAAAGAGTGTTGGAAACATGATGAAACCTCATGCATCCCAAGCCAATGGCGAACATCGTGACAGCTTGTGGCTGACTGACATTCTCGATTTGAGCGCTGCTGGACCGTACATGCGGGTGGTGCAATACGGGCCGATGGCGAAATAGATGACTCAAGATTAGCCATGTTCCCTCTACTAAGTCAACCGCTTTTCTGCAATGCAGCATCCAGAAAACACACTGACAAACGGTTGTTGCATTTGCTAGTATCAGCGCGCGCACGAATTCGTACTCTGGAGACCCAAACTGGCTACATACGAGCAATTGTCCGGCTTTCTGGCTGAAGTCGAACGCCGGGCATTCAAACAGGCCAAATACGCGGTTCAGGATGACGACATTGCCCTTGATCTGGTGCAGGACGCCATGATGCGGCTAGCGGAACGCTACACCGATAATCCGGTGGAGGAGTTGCCCATGCTGTTTCAGCGCATCCTGCAAAACGCCATCCGCGATCACTTTCGACGCAGCAAGGTACGCGGCAGCTGGGTCAGCCTCTTCTCGTCCCTATTCACCCGCAAGGAGGATGAAGACGAAGTCGATCCACTGGAAACAATGGATATCGACCCGACGAGCGAGGTCTTTGCCAAGCCGGAAAGACAGCTCGATCGGGCCCAGACGATTACGCTCATCGAAGAAGCATTACAAACGCTGCCCCCACGTCAACGGGAAGCCTTCCTCATGCGTTACTGGGAGGAGATGGACGTTGCCGATACCGCCCAGGCCATGGGGTGCTCCGAGGGCAGCGTGAAGACACATTGCTCGCGTGCTACGCAAGCCCTGGCTGCCTGGCTGAAATCCAGGGGGGTAGAATCATGAAAACGGAACACACTCACCACATCAATGAAGACAAATTCGGACGTAGCATTGCGGGCTATCTCGATGATGCGCCGCTAAATGCGACCCAGCTTCACAAGCTGTCACGGGCACGCATGGCTGCTTTAGCGCACGCGCGCGAACCCGCTCATGTCGGCGTCTTTGCGGGTGTCGGCTACTGGCTGGAACGCCACCCGGTTCAACGCAGCTGGATGCTGGGTGGATTCGCTATTTTGCTTGGCTTGATGGTCACACTGTACATCCAAGGCACCGTAGAAGACGAAGAAGACGACCTGCACCTGCTCGCGGATGAACTGCCCATGGAAGCCTATCTGGGTGACCATGTGGATCAGGTCACAAAGGGTCAATGAGCATGCGTATACTGGCTTTGTCCTTGATGCTGGCCTGCACCATGCAGTTCGCAATTGCCGGCGACCGACCAGCCCCACGCTGGACGGAACTCTCCCCTGCCGAGCAATCCGTGTTGGCGCCGCTGGCGAAACAATGGGATACCTACCCCGATACAAAGCGCAAGCGTCTTGTTAAAGTAGCAGATCAGTATCCATCGATGACGCCGCAGCAGCAGGCGCGCGTATCGGCGCGGCTACCTCGCTGGGCCGCACTGTCTACCGAAGAGCGCAGTAAGGCTCGGCAGAACTTCCGTAAATTGAAACAATTGTCCCCGGAACAGCGCGCACATGCTCGTCAGCAATTACAAAAGCGAATGACAGCACAGCATCCGGCCACCTCTCAAACATCCTCCACTCATCCAAGCAAATGACCCAACTTACCGTGGCGCCGCGCTGGCGACGCCTGATTGCCCTGGCCTACGAGGCTTTTCTCGTACTTGCTGTCATGCTTGCAATTGCCTTTTCCTATGCGCTTATCCTGAGTTCGATGCAGGGTAATGTACTCGAATTTTTATTGGTCTATGGTGGGGTATTTGCCTATTTCGCCTACTGCTGGCGCAAACGCGGCCAGACGCTTGCCATGAAAGTCTGGCGGCTGCAATTACTGGATTCACAGCAACACCCCGTCACGCTGAAAGCCGCTGCGATTCGCTATCTGATCCTCACTGCATGCATGGCACCCACACTCTACGGCTGGATGGCAAAAAAGCAATCAGCGAACAATAAGTGGATCTGGTGGCTCACCCTGGCGATTGCTGCACTGCCATTTTTGTGGGCATTTGTTGATCGCTCGAAACAGTTTCTGCATGACCGGCTTGCAGGCACGACGATTTGGCTGATGCCGATTCCACCAAGAGAATAAATACGTCCGGATAGTCTGAGCTTCGCAAGGCATTCCGCTCCTGCCCTCACATCTACACACTCTCATCCCTGAGCGTCATTCGATACGGGCATGGTGCGGTCTTGCATCGCAGCACTCAAACACGCGCAGCACGTTGGCCTCGCACATTGATGATGTGCTCTACTTCATGTGTGCAGTAACTAAGCACACCTGAATGAGTGGGAATTTCCTGCCGCTCGTCGGCAAACCCTGTTAGAATGCGGATCACGCGGGCGTCGTATAATGGTAATACCCAAGCTTCCCAAGCTTGTGCCGTGGGTTCGATTCCCATCGCCCGCTCCAGAATATCAGGCCGTAAGCTATTGAACGGCAAATGAAAAAGCCAACCTGAAGGGGTTGGCTTTTTTGTTGTCTGGTCAGATTCTGGTCAGTGCGGGTTGCTATCGGGTGCTACGAAATCCAAATCTGCGTGCCCGACCTAGCCTTTCTGAAGAGCGCGGAGTTAATGTATCGATTAGCTTCGCGTTAACGGGAACAGGGATCGATCCATCATATATACATCTCAATACTAATGCCGCCGTGCAAACGGTTCGAATTCATACCTTCCTACTCTTCATCGTAGTAGAAATTGCCCTTAGTTGCCCGATCCTGCTCGGTTTGGCAAGATGAGCAGAGTGCGCCAATCATGATGAATTGGTAGCCCTCACCAACAGGAAGACGATCGGCGTAAAGCGCGCAGCAGCATGAAGAGCACTGACAATGATAAGATGTCACTTCTTCCTCGGTAATGTCGTATCAATCTTGAGAAGCATGATCTTACTCATAGATTCCAGAGTAATCCGAAACTGGGTCATCGCCTGACTCTCGATATCTGGACGAAATTGCCCACATATCTGCCTCACTGATACCATTCTCTAGATTTTGCACGATTGCGCGTCGACATGCTTCCAGCCTATTAGTGCCATAGTTCAATTCAGAGGTAGTTCCGAGTGGATGTCCCTCTCGAACTATTACCGGGATAAATGAATCATTTACTCCATTTGGGAATTCAGGAATATATAAGCACGTCCGCGCATGCGGATGTATTCCAGTTAAAGTCGCGAGAAACCTGTTAGTTAATGATTCGACATCATTGACAAATTCAGATTTTGAGGTAAATGGGGCTCCATCATGCGAAAAAAAGAAGGACCTGATAACACTATATCCTTCACTGGTCGTATATTGTCTAGCCCAAGCATTGTCACACAGCCACCAAAGCAAAATTTTGATTTGCTGATTAGAGGATACCGCCACAATCGGTGCGGCTCTATCTTTGGAAGTGGCTGGCCACGCACGCAGCGCGGAGGTGTAGTCAGTAAGGTAATTTACATCAGGCTGAGAGTAAGAAAAGTGACTGCCCCTAGCTGAATGCCCTAATTTGATGCTTACCAAATCCGCTAGCTTGTTTGCAACTTCAATTGGACTGGACTGTTGGTCGCGAAACCATATAAAGTGATCTGCTTCACTTCGTCCGTGAACAAAAACTCTGGCTACGCCGAAAAATGTATCAAAATCGTCGTTGTCGGGTTGCTTAGGAACGACTGCAGACATTGCATTCCAGTCACGAAATCCGCAAGAGCGCGATATAACCTCCAGCCACTGACCAAGTTTCAGATGTGTAGAAGCATCAGTGATTAAAGCTGACGAAGCTTTCAGATAGGCTGCAACTTGTTTCGCCTCGAATGAGGTGAGATGGGGCATGACTTACTCCTCGCAAAGCACGCGATAGAACAGGCCTCCCGTTTCCGTTCAGTGCTCAATTGTGGAGCAAAGCAGCGAAATAACAAATAAAACAGGGATTCACCATGCCCAAGTGGGCGGAAGGGGCAGGCTCCCATAAGCCGCATAGGATCGTATCTTATAGGGCATATGGAGCGCAAGCGCAGATCATGAAGACGAGTATTGCTCCTGATGGCTGCGTACCCGATCTGCCCTTTCGAAAAAGGGCGGGCAAGGCAACCAGAATCGTCCGCGCTGTCATGCAACACTTGGTATCTGATCGCGTATTGTCGAAAAAATCTACCCAGCATGCGAAATTGACCGAAACATACGCCTATTGTTGAATGTGCCACGACCACCACCAATCAGAGAGAGATTGATAGAAACTACCAATGCCCTCCCAAATACGTCACGCACCCGCACTATCACCCCCCTCATCCAAAACACACGATTTGCCCTCCCTGCTATCCCAAATTTCACGCAAGATTTACACCATGAATATAAATATTAAATATCTATCTTGCATTGGGGCGCATTGAGCCATACCTCCTTGGATGCTGCCGCAAATTAACCTCCCAAAAATTTTCTTTTAAATCAAACACTTCACATCAAATTTAGCAGCATGTACAATACCCTAACTGGAGCTTGTTTAGTCCACATGATCATTAAAAAAGCGGACAAACAGCTTCAGCATCGCGTAAATGCAAGCGGGTCATTGATGCCCTGATTGCATCTGGTATAGGCGCTCGTACTGCTCATCTGGTTTAACCCTGTGAACGTACGAACTGTACGCGCATGAATGCATAAGGAGCATCAGGGTCATTTGCATCAACGCTTCATAATCCATTGAAGAAAGTTTTGAAATGACTATCGACATTGACAGTATTATTAACAACACAATTTATTTAAGCTCTGGCAAGTTCTTTCAGTACAAATCTCCTATTTGGAGTGAAGTAAATGAAGCAGAGCTTAGGAGTATGATATTCAATACAGATAAAACTATACTCAGCAGCAAAACAAATGATATTTCAAAGCACATTGAACTTATCAAACTTTCAAAGTTTACACACCCCCAATACCTTCCAGACCATCTTATATGCCTGAAAGACTGTTTTCTGGATCTTGAAAAGATGGAAACTGTACCGCTATCTAGCAAGTACTTTACAAGAACCTATCTTGACTATTCAGAAGCAGGGATTGTGGATGAAAATAGCCAACCGCACAGATTTCTTGAATTTCTTAACAACATCTTTAGCACCGATGATGATAAATGTCAAAAAATCATGTTGATCCAAGAATTCATGGGCGCATGCCTCAAGCGCGACGCCAAGCGCTTGGGCAAAATGATCTGGTTCATTGGTAATGGATCAAATGGAAAATCGGTACTGACAGACGTAATTAAGGCGGTCATCGGACGACATAATTGCTCCAGCATTGAACTACACGACTTTGGTGGATCAAGGCCGTTCAATACAGCACAAATAGATGGGAAACTACTGAATGTAAGCTCGGAAGTTAACCCACGCAAGAAGCTAAATGAAAGCACTTTGAAGGCACTTATCACTGGCGATAGCGTTCAAGTCGAAAATAAGAATGAGCGAGCTTATAGTCTTGATAACACAGCAAAGTTCTTGGCATGCATGAACGACCTCCCACCACTCACCGATCTGAGTGATGGCTTTATCCGCCGAATCAAGATTGTTGAGTTCAACGTCACTGTTCAGAAGGATAAGCGAGACGTCAACCTGTTGGAAAAACTGCTAGCAGAACAAGCTGCCATCTTCAGATGGGCGCTTGAAGGGCTAGGACGACTTGTGGAAAATGGAGACTACACTGATGTACCATCAAGTAATCAGGCCATTGAAAAATTTCTGCTCTTTAACGATCCAATTGCGACCTTTCTGAAAGAATACACCGACGATAGTGAACCGATCGTAATTGAAAAGGCTCACATTTACGACCTATATCGTAATTACTGCCATGATAATGGCATTCGCGTTACAACCAGCAGTGTTTTTGGTAAGCATGCAAAAAAGTTTGGGGTCAAGCCCACTCATTCTGACAGTGACAGCCAATATATAATTAGACTTAAAAGAAAATACAAAGATCGTTTTACATATAAGTTATTAGAAGACTAGGAAAGCCCCCCCACAAGAACTTCTCATATCTATTTGATAAATTTCGGACGTTTTAACCGAATCAGATTAAAAAAGGGAACCAATCTGGTTCCCTTTTTTATTTCACGGGACGAATTACGTGTCAGAAATACCGCGACGTATTCACATAAGAAACGTGCATATATAAGGACATGTCTTTAACAGCAAGGCATTGTCCAATGAACAACACCGACCCTCTCGAATCGCTCTACCTTCCATTTGAAAATTTCAAAGAATACCTGCCATCCGAAATTGAGATCGATTTCGAATTGCACGTCAGGATATCTTAATCAAATGGGGGCATTATGAATCGTCCGTTGCATAGCAATGAATTTCTATTAATAAAAGAAGCACAAGCAAAAAAGCTACGCTCCAAATCCAAAGGAATGCTTAGCTACCAGCTATTAATTGAACCGGATAGATCTAATCTATGGATTCGAATTACGGGCAATGAAGGAAGGGGCTATTTCAATGATCATCCAATGAGCTGTCAATCGATTTCCAGCCTGATATCGACACAGAATCAGGAAAAGGGGTTTAGCGCGAAATTACTAAATTCAATTACTTCCGGACGCAGTACAAATAATGCTTATTTTCTCGCTGCAATCCTGATTAACGAAGGAGTTATCAAGCCTGACCCTAATGGTGGTCCGTTACTTTTCCTAACCGAAAACGTCAGTCAATGGCTATCTTCGCAATTATCCGGAAATGGTACCACAATCATACTGGAACCAAAGGTGAAATCAAAAGCACTCTCCACAAGCAAAGAAGCGATCAGCAAGCCAATCAGTCATCACTCCAAACGGAACAAACAGCCATGATTGAAATCACTGATACCTCGCAGCTGGGATGCTTAACAGATGACCGCATGGTTTCATGCATCCAGACATACATTGGTGAATGGGATACAACATGGGCCCCGTTCGACTGGCGGGAATTCGGGAAAATCTATGTCTTTGAGCATGGTGATGGTGCAATTTGCCCTCCCTGCCCTCCCTTCATCTCTGAGATCGACGGCTTACATTTTGATGTCTGCTACGAATGGCTTGAAGATAAAGATACCTTCTTCGAGCTATCGGTAATCACGTGCGATGCAGGTGACTTCTATCTCGTCCTTATCCCCAAAAAAACAGGCATAGACGCTCGTCTTCTCGCTGCCTGTCAAACCGAAATCCTCGCCTAACCCTGTCATTTGATTGTGCGCATGCAATTCAGTTTGCAGGCATTGTCACACCTATCAGGAGCAAATGTATGCACTTACGTGCACTGTTTCTTCCAGGAAACATAGTAGCTACGCCAACTGCAATGAAAATCGTCAAAAGTCATCGCATCACGATTGCCAGTTTACTTGCGCGCCACTTGTCCGGAGATTGGGGCAACGTCGACCCTGATGATCAAACTGCCAATGATCTGGCTATATATAGCAATCAGCGGATATTGTCGTCATTCATTCTTGGAAAGAGCGATACGGTCTGGGTTATCACTGAAGCGGACAGGCATCAGACCACTATCCTGCTGCCGGGTGAGTATTGATGAGTACACCCGACAACGCCGTACTGAAGACTTGGCTGGAAAATCAGGAGGCTGATGTTCGTGAGTTCTTCGAAGAGCGAGCGGCCATCCGTGAACATGATGCCGGACTTTCGCGATCAGAGGCAGAGCTTCTTGCTTGGGCTGATACACGAGTGTTTATCCGGCGTAAAACCCGAAATTTTGATTGATACGTATATTTGGGCCCATTCTGTGTTCAACAGTTTTTGGGCCCAATTTTGCGATCCAGACCAGATAGGGACCGGATGCCACCAGAAATCAGCATGCCAAACATAATCGGCCCTGCCAATGTCATCGCTGACGAGGCTTCCCGACAAATAACAGTCAAACTTTATAGAGCGTGCAAAGGATTTGATCTCCTAGGCACATCCCATCTTCGCATCCGAGACTGATTCATATGCATACCCGTCAGTTCCGATTTTCGAAAAAACTAGTAGACGCCCTTCCCGCATGTCCTGCGGAAAACAAATCAAAGGAGATTGAATATAGTGATGCCGAAGTGACCGGCTTGAGGCTTCTTGTAAATAGGATCGGTCGGAAGTCATTCTTATTCCGCTATACCCACGATGGCAAAAAGCGGTCCATGAAGATCGGCAAGTACCCTGATATTGACATTGCAGACGCGAGAACAAAAGCATTTGAGCTCCGCGCACTGCTAGCCAAAGGGGTGGACCCACAGGGAATGCAGGGGAGGCAAATGCACAGTCTCACCTTCCGGCAGTTTTTCGCGGAGCACCTCTGGCCTCATTTTGAAGCCACAAAACGCAGCGCCAAAGCCGATGAAAGCCGAATCCGCTGCCATGTACTACCAGCATTCGGGGAACGGAACCTTTGCGATATCACTTCACTTGAGCTTCAGCAATTTCATAACAGGAAAAAACTCGAGCTCTGCCCCAGTACAGCCAACCGCATCTTCGAATTGATCCAAAGGGGGTATAACTTAGCAAATCTGTGGGGGCTTGTTGATCACAATCCAGCGAAAGGCATCCGTCTACACAGAGAAAACAACCGTCGTGAACGTTTTCTTTCTGATGATGAACTGAGACGATTTCTTACTGCACTCAAAAACGAGAAAAACCGCTCTGCTGCAGATGCATTCTTATTCTTGCTGGCAACGGGATCACGGCGTGAAGAGGCCTTAGGTGCAAAGTGGCAGGATGTCGATTTAGATAAGCGGGTTTGGTACCTACCTCATACCAAGTCCGGGAAAAGTCGCTATGTTTTGCTGAACGATACGGCACTGGATGTCCTGAATGCTCGTAAGCTCACGGGTGCCGGTGCGTACATTTTTCCGGGCATAAATGGTGAACGTACCAGCAATCCGACTCGCGCCTGGAAGCGGGTTCTTCAGGCTGCGGGTATTGATCCGTCAGGGATGCGGATTCATGACCTTCGACACACCCATGCATCGTATCTGGTTGGCGTAGCAAGCCTTCATGAAATTGCTGGTCTTCTTGGTCATGCCAACACCACGACAACACAGCGTTATGCGCACCTTAACTCTGACCGGCTGAGAACAGCCAGCGCCCATGTATCCACACTGATCAAGGAGGCAAGTCTAGGATAGGCATGAAAAAGCCCGCATAAAGCGGGCTCTTTCGTCATCTCAATTTTTTCAACGATCTTCAAAATCAACTAATTACTTAACTTATCAACCGATACTGCTAACTTCGAGGTACTGCTAACTTCAAGAACGGTCTGCGATGAACTTCATTACTACCTTTTTGCTGTACCTGACACTACGACCAATCCACACCGGATCAGGAAGCTGGCGACCTTGGTCTTTTAGCCTGTCCTTTTCCAGCGACGATGGGGACACTCTGAGTATCTTCGACACTTCCAAAGTCGTCAAAAATGAGTCATCGTAAAACGCGGTACTTGTAGTCTGCATGTTGATTCCTTACTTTCGGCAGATTACATATAACGCTTGCTGTCGGATCCGGGTACCAGCCTGCCGAACCTCCGGCAACCAGCTCCAAACAACAGGGAGCCGGAATATACCTAAATTTTCCGACACGAACAATGTGTTACGCATACTTTTTTTCAGGGGAAACATTCATGGAATGTTCGTTCACCGCGTAGATCAAGTCATTGGCATGCTCATGCACATAACGCTTGGTCATAGCCATGCTTGAGTGGCGTGCTGCAGCGGATACCAGATGAAATGGGGTTCCATTTCCTGCAAGGCTGCTACAAAACGCGTGGCGCAAATCATGAATGCGGAAGCGCCGCTTACCCGACTTGACCAGCCCTGCCTCTTTACAGATTCTGTCAAACACACGTATCGGTCGTGCGATGCACCCATCTTCCGAGGTTCCGCTGAATACATATGCATTTGTTGAACGTGAACGCATAGCTGTGAGAATAGTGGCAGCAACATCCGGAAGGTAGATTTTCCCCTTCTTACCTGACTTTTGCTTCGTAATCCGCCATTCATTGGCATCCAGATTCAAATCATCCCACTTAAGATGTCGAGCCTCACCCAACCGAGCACCGGTAAGTAGCATCAGCATGAGCATGGATGCAGCTGTGACAGCCTCATCACGCATTGCAGCATCTAGAAATGCCCTCATATCATCTTGTGACATAAAGTCATCAGGCCGATTTTCTACCTTGGTCCGACGCACTTTGGCTGCTGGACTGGTCTCGATGAACTCCAATGAGACAGCATGGTTGAAAATTGCCTTGGTCAACTCAAGAATGTGATTGAGCGTGGCGGGTGCAGGCACCTTTCCGGTCTCCTTCGACGGCGTGATCGCCATGGTAGATAACATTCTTTCAACGTCAATCACGCGAATTCTGTTGATGAATGACTTCCCGAGTGCAGGCGCAATCCAGTTTGCGAATCGGCTCTGATCAGTGTGTAGCGTGCGCTTACGAAGTGATGCCGAAGGGACGTAATGGTGGGTGAAAAAGTCCGAAAGAGTAAGACCTTCACCTCGGGACATGAACTTGGTTTTTCCGGCAGCAACCGATGCCCTTACGGCCTGATTACGTTCTCTGGCCGTCGAGACACTAACAAACTCTAACTCACCCAGTCGCTCCTTTT
The nucleotide sequence above comes from Burkholderiaceae bacterium DAT-1. Encoded proteins:
- the ilvB gene encoding biosynthetic-type acetolactate synthase large subunit, with amino-acid sequence MSGAEILVRSLQEEGVEYVFGYPGGAVLEIYDAIFKQDQFKHVLVRHEQAAVHAADGYSRSSRKVGVALVTSGPGATNAVTGIATAYLDSIPMVVISGQVPTAAIGLDAFQEVDMVGITRPCVKHNILVKDVRDLASSIKKAFFIATTGRPGPVVVDIAKDVTQAKTTFAYPQTMSMRSYNPPSKGHPGQIKKAVNLLGEARRPVLYVGGGAVLANASEQVRELARMTGAPVVNTLMGLGAFPGDDRQNLGMLGMHGLYEANMATQNCDVLVAIGARFDDRVISVPQHFLSTPKKIIHIDIDPSSIAKRVKVDIPIVGNVRDVLDEMIGLMKQTGVMPPAEPLAAWWRQIEEWRRHDCLKFEWSDEVIKPQYVVQKLYEITKGDAFVTSDVGQHQMFAAQYYKFKKPRQWINSGGLGTMGFGLPSAMGVQLANPYDTVACITGEASIQMCIQELSTCKQYHIPLKIINLNNRYLGMVRQWQEFFYGNRYSESYMDALPDFVRLAEAYGHVGIRVEKPGDVEGALREAMSLKDRLVFLDFITDQKENVFPMVQNGKGLNQMDLPAHMRELQLGQASKERDYGHLC
- a CDS encoding RNA polymerase sigma factor, which encodes MATYEQLSGFLAEVERRAFKQAKYAVQDDDIALDLVQDAMMRLAERYTDNPVEELPMLFQRILQNAIRDHFRRSKVRGSWVSLFSSLFTRKEDEDEVDPLETMDIDPTSEVFAKPERQLDRAQTITLIEEALQTLPPRQREAFLMRYWEEMDVADTAQAMGCSEGSVKTHCSRATQALAAWLKSRGVES
- a CDS encoding DUF3619 family protein; translation: MKTEHTHHINEDKFGRSIAGYLDDAPLNATQLHKLSRARMAALAHAREPAHVGVFAGVGYWLERHPVQRSWMLGGFAILLGLMVTLYIQGTVEDEEDDLHLLADELPMEAYLGDHVDQVTKGQ
- a CDS encoding DUF3106 domain-containing protein, producing MSMRILALSLMLACTMQFAIAGDRPAPRWTELSPAEQSVLAPLAKQWDTYPDTKRKRLVKVADQYPSMTPQQQARVSARLPRWAALSTEERSKARQNFRKLKQLSPEQRAHARQQLQKRMTAQHPATSQTSSTHPSK
- a CDS encoding RDD family protein, which gives rise to MTQLTVAPRWRRLIALAYEAFLVLAVMLAIAFSYALILSSMQGNVLEFLLVYGGVFAYFAYCWRKRGQTLAMKVWRLQLLDSQQHPVTLKAAAIRYLILTACMAPTLYGWMAKKQSANNKWIWWLTLAIAALPFLWAFVDRSKQFLHDRLAGTTIWLMPIPPRE
- a CDS encoding tyrosine-type recombinase/integrase produces the protein MHTRQFRFSKKLVDALPACPAENKSKEIEYSDAEVTGLRLLVNRIGRKSFLFRYTHDGKKRSMKIGKYPDIDIADARTKAFELRALLAKGVDPQGMQGRQMHSLTFRQFFAEHLWPHFEATKRSAKADESRIRCHVLPAFGERNLCDITSLELQQFHNRKKLELCPSTANRIFELIQRGYNLANLWGLVDHNPAKGIRLHRENNRRERFLSDDELRRFLTALKNEKNRSAADAFLFLLATGSRREEALGAKWQDVDLDKRVWYLPHTKSGKSRYVLLNDTALDVLNARKLTGAGAYIFPGINGERTSNPTRAWKRVLQAAGIDPSGMRIHDLRHTHASYLVGVASLHEIAGLLGHANTTTTQRYAHLNSDRLRTASAHVSTLIKEASLG
- a CDS encoding tyrosine-type recombinase/integrase, which encodes MSIQSQATASHNMPIQTSFKFSKAALEDVACNLRANQVKQLECNDTQSKGLRAVVYPSGKVVFYARIAHRGSSKKERLGELEFVSVSTARERNQAVRASVAAGKTKFMSRGEGLTLSDFFTHHYVPSASLRKRTLHTDQSRFANWIAPALGKSFINRIRVIDVERMLSTMAITPSKETGKVPAPATLNHILELTKAIFNHAVSLEFIETSPAAKVRRTKVENRPDDFMSQDDMRAFLDAAMRDEAVTAASMLMLMLLTGARLGEARHLKWDDLNLDANEWRITKQKSGKKGKIYLPDVAATILTAMRSRSTNAYVFSGTSEDGCIARPIRVFDRICKEAGLVKSGKRRFRIHDLRHAFCSSLAGNGTPFHLVSAAARHSSMAMTKRYVHEHANDLIYAVNEHSMNVSPEKKYA